From Rhodococcus sp. B7740, one genomic window encodes:
- a CDS encoding 2-hydroxychromene-2-carboxylate isomerase: protein MARAPKPPKVWFSFRSPFSWIAMHELDRRVPSARSTFDFVPFWEPDANTASRLAARGGEIIYTPMSKAKHLYILQDTKRLAERYGLSMTWPVDMSPWWEPSHLGWLQARAAGRQWEFYDAVVAARWERGEDISDPAVISRAAEIAGLDPAAIASAVDDDTVRDAGADALYDGYHSDIFGVPYFLNKRQRFWGLDRLEWFLTDLSVAGVDVSSDGIAAIEDDRIDRLLGAVAYDTDSAGGCG from the coding sequence ATGGCACGCGCGCCCAAGCCACCGAAGGTGTGGTTCTCGTTTCGCAGTCCGTTCAGCTGGATCGCAATGCACGAGCTCGATCGCCGAGTCCCCTCTGCGCGTTCGACATTCGACTTCGTACCGTTCTGGGAGCCCGACGCCAACACCGCGAGCCGGTTGGCCGCACGCGGTGGCGAGATCATCTACACCCCCATGAGCAAGGCCAAGCACCTGTACATCCTGCAGGATACGAAACGGCTCGCCGAACGGTACGGACTGTCCATGACCTGGCCGGTGGACATGTCGCCGTGGTGGGAACCGTCGCACCTGGGCTGGCTGCAGGCGCGTGCAGCGGGCAGGCAATGGGAGTTCTACGACGCCGTCGTCGCGGCCCGCTGGGAACGCGGCGAGGACATCAGTGATCCGGCCGTGATCAGTAGAGCAGCGGAGATCGCCGGGCTCGATCCCGCGGCGATCGCGTCCGCGGTCGACGACGACACCGTGCGCGACGCCGGCGCAGACGCTCTGTACGACGGTTACCACTCCGACATCTTCGGGGTGCCCTACTTCCTGAACAAGCGTCAGCGATTCTGGGGCCTCGACCGGTTGGAGTGGTTCCTCACCGATCTTTCGGTTGCCGGTGTGGACGTGTCCTCGGACGGTATCGCGGCAATCGAGGACGACCGGATCGACCGGTTGCTGGGAGCTGTTGCTTACGACACGGACTCTGCCGGTGGCTGCGGATAG
- a CDS encoding 3-hydroxyacyl-ACP dehydratase FabZ family protein, whose translation MTLALSRPDVGVRVPRAEPVIGLDVVDMSDDRARARKLVSAQDPYLSGHYPDVPIFPGVFTIDSVVQTARALLIDREPGSSPRLQVLVSAQFTAPLQPGDRFEVAVHVLDPKAVDPEGTRRIKAQCIRGDGITAGRMTLLMGGIDR comes from the coding sequence GTGACGCTGGCACTTTCGCGTCCCGATGTCGGAGTGCGAGTACCGCGCGCGGAGCCGGTGATCGGCCTGGACGTGGTCGACATGTCCGACGATCGGGCCAGGGCCCGCAAGCTGGTGTCGGCCCAGGATCCCTACCTCTCCGGCCACTACCCCGACGTACCGATCTTCCCCGGGGTGTTCACCATCGACTCCGTGGTCCAGACCGCGCGGGCATTGCTGATCGACCGCGAGCCGGGGTCGTCACCGCGATTGCAGGTGCTGGTGTCCGCTCAGTTCACCGCGCCACTGCAACCGGGTGACCGATTCGAGGTTGCCGTGCACGTGCTCGACCCCAAGGCCGTCGACCCCGAGGGGACTCGTCGCATCAAAGCGCAGTGCATCCGTGGCGACGGCATCACCGCCGGCCGAATGACACTGCTGATGGGAGGAATCGACCGATGA
- a CDS encoding DUF3995 domain-containing protein — MKTDTTRYFAAACIIGLIHAAFSGYWAAGGRWMLGTVGSWATEWVDTDPTTARAVLGGLTVFKLAAAVLPLLALLNRVPLRRAIFAISWVGSVVLIAWGGLSFVGAAVGLIATAENRGVKIGHLFFDGAFFLWGTALLAGLILSRRAERPALAH; from the coding sequence GTGAAGACCGATACCACCCGCTATTTCGCCGCCGCATGCATCATCGGACTGATCCACGCAGCGTTCTCCGGATACTGGGCTGCGGGCGGGCGGTGGATGCTCGGAACCGTCGGATCATGGGCCACCGAATGGGTCGACACCGACCCCACCACCGCACGCGCGGTGCTCGGCGGGCTCACGGTGTTCAAATTGGCCGCGGCCGTACTACCCTTGCTCGCGCTGCTGAACCGAGTTCCGCTGCGGCGCGCAATCTTCGCCATATCCTGGGTGGGATCGGTCGTGTTGATCGCATGGGGCGGGCTCTCGTTCGTCGGTGCCGCCGTCGGCCTGATCGCGACCGCGGAGAATCGTGGGGTCAAGATCGGGCACCTGTTCTTCGACGGTGCGTTCTTTCTTTGGGGCACAGCGCTACTGGCCGGACTGATCCTGTCACGCCGAGCCGAACGACCCGCTCTCGCGCACTGA
- the fabG gene encoding 3-oxoacyl-[acyl-carrier-protein] reductase has protein sequence MLSKRKALVTGASRGIGRAIAVELAAQDHDIALCYRTESDAVTETLRQLEKFEVAVHHAPCDVSDGAAAEAFVDASVDALGEIDVLVNCAGIVKDRPLALMTSAEWHDVIDTNLTGTFNFCRPLSYRFMKNRSGSIVNVSSIAGVYGNVGQTNYAASKAGIHGFSRSLAKEVARYGVRVNVVAPGFVETDMTGDLSEKARKKAQDSIPLRRFGTAEDIAEVVSFLASDRASYVTGQVLQVDGGMVL, from the coding sequence ATGCTTTCCAAGCGAAAGGCATTGGTAACCGGAGCTTCTCGTGGAATCGGACGGGCAATTGCGGTAGAGCTCGCCGCGCAGGATCACGACATCGCACTGTGCTACCGCACCGAATCGGATGCCGTCACCGAGACTCTGCGTCAGCTCGAAAAATTCGAGGTAGCAGTCCATCACGCCCCGTGCGACGTCTCCGACGGGGCCGCCGCCGAGGCGTTCGTCGACGCATCCGTCGATGCGCTCGGTGAGATCGACGTACTGGTCAACTGCGCAGGCATCGTCAAGGACCGTCCGTTGGCGCTGATGACGTCCGCGGAGTGGCACGACGTCATCGACACCAATCTGACCGGCACGTTCAACTTCTGTCGGCCGTTGTCCTACCGATTCATGAAGAACCGATCGGGATCGATCGTCAACGTGTCGTCCATCGCCGGTGTGTACGGCAATGTGGGTCAGACGAACTACGCAGCGTCCAAGGCCGGGATCCACGGATTCAGTCGGTCGCTCGCCAAGGAAGTCGCTCGCTACGGGGTGCGTGTCAACGTCGTCGCACCCGGGTTCGTCGAGACGGACATGACCGGTGATCTGAGCGAGAAGGCTCGGAAGAAGGCGCAGGACTCGATCCCGTTGCGTCGCTTCGGAACTGCAGAGGACATCGCCGAGGTGGTCTCGTTCCTCGCCTCGGACCGCGCGTCCTACGTCACCGGCCAGGTTCTTCAGGTCGACGGAGGGATGGTCCTGTGA
- a CDS encoding acyl carrier protein → MSNDSITYVPEYLEDIREIVADILEVETDEVGETTHFAEELDADSLRAIEILSQLEKKFKIDIPQTELPRMENLSAVYAVVAERAGW, encoded by the coding sequence ATGAGCAACGACAGCATCACCTACGTACCCGAGTACCTGGAAGACATTCGCGAGATCGTCGCCGACATCCTCGAGGTCGAGACCGACGAGGTCGGCGAGACAACACATTTCGCCGAGGAGCTCGACGCCGATTCGCTGCGTGCCATCGAGATTCTCTCGCAGCTCGAGAAGAAGTTCAAGATCGACATCCCACAGACCGAACTGCCGCGAATGGAGAACCTGTCCGCGGTGTACGCCGTCGTCGCCGAGCGCGCAGGCTGGTAA
- a CDS encoding beta-ketoacyl synthase N-terminal-like domain-containing protein, whose translation MSAVVVEGLAVQLPGLDLGGQAHLAAAADEYSTIGADSAKTIIGRKRLLYKETATRLAACAVHRALGLDIGTVPEAASGADADTAVIVSSNLNNVDTVAQMDELVLAGKLSDVSSMQVPNASPNAVASSLAIRFGLQGPNLLISSGITGGHSAVRVAAAMLHNRRATRVVVVGVEPSDPVAEVVNGAPLVAASACVVLRLVDSPPPGTVTVELDDPAPQAGHLEFGAGGVDLVSAVGNTYGTLGVLQVAVAANWMWQHPVSSASMVCENSEDGRTRLWLARAA comes from the coding sequence ATGAGCGCGGTGGTGGTCGAGGGACTCGCGGTGCAACTCCCGGGCCTCGACCTGGGTGGACAAGCTCATCTGGCCGCTGCGGCCGACGAGTACTCGACCATCGGCGCAGACTCGGCCAAGACGATCATCGGTCGAAAGCGACTGCTCTACAAAGAGACTGCTACGCGCCTGGCCGCCTGTGCGGTGCACCGGGCACTCGGACTCGACATCGGCACGGTACCGGAGGCAGCGTCCGGTGCCGACGCGGACACCGCGGTGATCGTGAGTTCCAATCTGAACAACGTCGACACCGTCGCGCAGATGGACGAGTTGGTTCTGGCAGGAAAATTATCCGATGTCAGTTCCATGCAGGTGCCCAATGCCTCACCCAACGCGGTGGCCTCGTCCCTGGCGATCAGGTTCGGGCTGCAGGGTCCGAACCTACTGATCAGCTCGGGAATCACCGGCGGCCACAGCGCCGTTCGGGTTGCCGCAGCGATGCTGCACAACCGCAGAGCCACCCGCGTGGTGGTCGTCGGTGTCGAACCGTCCGACCCGGTCGCAGAGGTCGTCAACGGCGCTCCGCTGGTGGCCGCATCGGCGTGTGTGGTTCTTCGGCTGGTGGACTCACCGCCGCCCGGCACAGTGACCGTGGAACTGGACGATCCCGCGCCCCAGGCGGGCCACCTCGAATTCGGCGCCGGCGGAGTCGATCTCGTCAGCGCAGTGGGAAACACCTACGGGACCCTCGGTGTACTGCAGGTCGCGGTCGCGGCCAACTGGATGTGGCAACACCCGGTGTCCTCGGCATCGATGGTATGCGAGAACTCCGAAGACGGAAGAACCCGATTGTGGCTGGCGCGAGCCGCCTGA
- a CDS encoding beta-ketoacyl synthase N-terminal-like domain-containing protein — protein sequence MADVIAGSAVISPLGGQAETFDALIAGESALRPLEFYDRDRVNVHLGYQIGDGPEGDLRPAGWLTSVIADAVADAKLDLSAARVVVVVGTSMRELRGVERALASSIRPLTFDLPDLHFTRAVRAVVPDAIEVITVTNACSAGGHALAIGEDYLATGRADVVIVAACDGTSESMIASIGRVHEDPSDGVRPFDRRRKGVLLGEGAAALVLVSAEHASSIDRSAARVLGTEMACDAAHETAPDSAGIARTMRGAHRRAGITAADVDLVVAHGTGTALNDPTEAAVLVDVFTGSAPIVTALKGALGHTTGPSPLMSVAVGIQALRERRVPAIVGLSDPIDEAGDIDLVVGSPRRTGGSIVQIDAFGFGGVNAVTLVQVPA from the coding sequence ATGGCTGATGTCATCGCCGGAAGCGCGGTGATCAGTCCCCTGGGCGGCCAGGCGGAAACGTTCGACGCATTGATCGCCGGGGAGTCCGCTCTGCGTCCGCTCGAGTTCTACGACCGCGATCGGGTGAACGTACACCTCGGGTATCAGATCGGCGACGGTCCCGAGGGCGACCTGAGACCGGCCGGCTGGCTCACGTCGGTGATCGCCGACGCGGTGGCGGACGCGAAATTGGATCTGTCGGCGGCCCGCGTTGTCGTGGTGGTCGGCACCAGCATGCGCGAATTGCGAGGTGTGGAAAGAGCATTGGCGTCGTCGATCCGGCCGCTGACGTTCGACCTTCCCGATCTCCACTTCACCCGCGCCGTGCGAGCGGTCGTCCCCGACGCGATCGAGGTCATCACCGTCACCAACGCCTGCTCGGCAGGGGGACACGCGCTGGCGATCGGCGAGGACTATCTGGCGACCGGCCGCGCGGACGTGGTGATCGTCGCCGCCTGCGACGGCACCAGCGAGTCCATGATCGCCTCGATCGGCCGCGTGCACGAGGACCCATCGGACGGGGTTCGGCCCTTCGATCGTCGGCGCAAAGGAGTGCTTCTCGGTGAGGGCGCTGCTGCGCTGGTCTTGGTGTCCGCCGAGCATGCATCGTCGATCGACCGTTCGGCCGCGCGAGTGCTCGGCACCGAAATGGCGTGCGACGCAGCACACGAGACCGCACCGGACTCGGCAGGTATCGCACGTACCATGAGGGGCGCTCATCGGCGGGCGGGCATCACCGCCGCCGACGTCGATCTCGTGGTTGCGCACGGCACCGGAACCGCACTGAACGACCCGACCGAGGCAGCGGTACTGGTGGACGTCTTCACCGGCAGTGCCCCCATCGTCACAGCGCTCAAGGGTGCCCTCGGGCACACCACCGGACCGTCACCGCTGATGAGCGTCGCCGTCGGAATCCAAGCCCTGCGCGAACGCCGCGTGCCTGCGATCGTGGGACTCAGCGATCCCATCGACGAAGCCGGCGACATCGACCTGGTCGTCGGATCGCCTCGTCGCACCGGCGGCAGCATCGTGCAAATAGATGCCTTCGGTTTCGGTGGCGTCAATGCCGTTACGCTAGTGCAGGTTCCGGCATGA
- a CDS encoding cobalamin B12-binding domain-containing protein, whose protein sequence is MPAVGRRVVLTTVSSDAHTWNLVFLALLLEEHGHTVVNLGPCVPDEVVVQACRRIEPDVLVVSTVNGHGCIDGVRLIERIRAEIGGVPAVIGGKLTTMGESGHERTAQLLDAGFDSVFLDASDLDGLTRFLDSADALTSVGA, encoded by the coding sequence GTGCCGGCTGTCGGTCGGCGGGTGGTTCTGACGACGGTGTCCTCCGACGCACACACGTGGAACCTGGTGTTCCTGGCGTTGCTTCTCGAGGAGCACGGTCACACGGTAGTCAACCTCGGCCCGTGCGTACCGGACGAGGTGGTGGTGCAGGCGTGCCGGCGCATCGAACCCGATGTACTGGTGGTCAGCACGGTCAACGGTCACGGCTGCATCGATGGTGTGCGGTTGATCGAACGCATCAGGGCAGAGATCGGCGGCGTGCCGGCGGTCATCGGTGGGAAGTTGACGACCATGGGTGAGAGCGGGCACGAACGCACTGCCCAACTCTTGGACGCCGGGTTCGACTCCGTTTTTCTCGACGCGTCCGATCTGGACGGTCTGACACGATTCCTGGATTCAGCCGACGCACTCACCTCGGTGGGTGCGTGA
- a CDS encoding MbtH family protein — MTTNPFDNDDLTFSVLVNAAGQHSLWPQFAAVPGGWDVAFGPASRTECLDYVEENWTDMRPKPVDRPAAPAHS, encoded by the coding sequence ATGACCACCAACCCGTTCGATAACGACGACCTCACCTTCTCTGTGCTCGTCAATGCGGCAGGCCAGCACTCGCTGTGGCCGCAGTTCGCAGCCGTCCCCGGCGGTTGGGACGTCGCATTCGGGCCGGCGAGCCGCACCGAATGCTTGGACTACGTCGAAGAGAACTGGACCGACATGCGTCCGAAACCGGTGGACCGTCCGGCGGCGCCTGCACACAGTTGA
- a CDS encoding beta-ketoacyl-[acyl-carrier-protein] synthase family protein encodes MTTRVVITGLGPVSSIGIGVEDFCQGIRGGRSGISAIDAFDTTGFPATMAGEVNDFVPASYLSTLDENEWGRASLFAAAAARLAVADAGIAPELLSTHRAGSVMGTTGGETRSIELIAESALADGPADIDPALIRNVPSARISEAVNTELGMTGEALTIATACSASNYAVGYAYDQLASGEADYMIAGGADSVLRWAHAGFYRLGALTEKACSPFDVDRSGIITGEGGAALFLETLDSATERGAHIYAEVLGYGVNCDAIHMVAPDSASIAACARVAHENAGIDAADVDYICAHGTGTPANDAAETAAMKSVFGSTPPPMSSIKSMLGHTMGAASGFGVIASCLGIDNGFMPPTINFTELDPALDGIDPIPNNARSADVRLVQNNGFAFGGNNAIVMLAKVG; translated from the coding sequence ATGACTACCCGCGTCGTCATCACCGGTCTCGGCCCGGTGTCCAGCATCGGCATCGGAGTCGAAGATTTCTGTCAGGGCATCAGAGGCGGCCGCAGTGGAATCTCGGCCATCGATGCGTTCGATACCACGGGATTTCCGGCGACCATGGCCGGCGAGGTCAACGATTTCGTGCCGGCCTCGTACCTGTCGACCCTCGACGAGAACGAGTGGGGCCGAGCGAGTCTGTTCGCTGCGGCCGCCGCGCGACTGGCGGTGGCGGACGCGGGGATCGCGCCCGAACTCCTCTCCACTCACAGGGCCGGATCGGTCATGGGCACCACCGGCGGTGAGACTCGGTCCATCGAACTTATCGCCGAGTCCGCCCTGGCCGACGGACCTGCCGACATCGATCCGGCACTGATCAGAAATGTGCCGAGCGCCCGCATCTCGGAAGCTGTCAACACCGAACTCGGTATGACGGGCGAAGCGCTCACCATCGCCACCGCGTGCTCGGCCAGCAACTACGCAGTGGGCTACGCCTACGACCAACTCGCTTCGGGGGAGGCGGACTACATGATCGCCGGCGGTGCCGATTCGGTACTGCGCTGGGCCCACGCCGGGTTCTATCGTCTGGGTGCGTTGACCGAGAAGGCATGCTCACCGTTCGACGTCGACCGGTCCGGCATCATCACCGGCGAGGGCGGTGCGGCACTCTTTCTCGAGACCTTGGATTCGGCGACCGAACGAGGCGCGCACATCTACGCCGAGGTCCTCGGGTACGGCGTCAACTGCGACGCAATCCACATGGTGGCTCCGGATTCTGCAAGCATCGCCGCGTGTGCCAGGGTGGCGCACGAGAACGCGGGTATCGATGCCGCCGACGTGGACTACATCTGTGCGCACGGTACCGGGACCCCGGCCAACGACGCAGCCGAGACCGCAGCGATGAAGAGTGTCTTCGGTTCCACGCCACCGCCGATGAGTTCGATCAAGTCGATGCTCGGACACACGATGGGTGCAGCCAGTGGCTTCGGAGTGATCGCGTCCTGCCTGGGAATCGATAACGGCTTCATGCCTCCCACAATCAATTTCACCGAACTGGACCCGGCTCTGGACGGTATCGATCCGATACCGAACAACGCGCGCTCCGCGGACGTGCGGTTGGTGCAGAACAACGGTTTCGCCTTCGGTGGAAACAACGCCATAGTCATGCTCGCGAAAGTCGGGTGA
- a CDS encoding 3-hydroxyacyl-ACP dehydratase FabZ family protein gives MTTTLDALDHEDLSAEPLRPNGTEVPDRSLTYRQILDTLPHRPPILLVDRVPHLTVGESIVAEKAVNASEPCYVDIADYVDTARDPRDADAFGDERFAYPAALIIESLGQAAAILWRTSVPAGDGTLVFGGIRNCSFHAHVYPGDVLQHRVRIDALKGDFGILSGHTEVAGQVVAEVESMLVALRPLADRQNPSEEPTTTAVPTTGMETS, from the coding sequence ATGACCACAACGCTCGACGCACTCGATCATGAGGACCTCTCTGCGGAGCCGTTGCGTCCCAACGGGACCGAAGTGCCCGACCGATCGCTGACCTACCGTCAGATTCTCGACACCCTGCCGCACCGGCCACCGATTCTGTTGGTCGATCGAGTACCACACCTGACCGTCGGTGAGTCCATCGTCGCGGAGAAGGCGGTCAACGCCAGTGAGCCGTGCTACGTGGACATCGCCGACTACGTCGACACCGCGCGAGACCCGCGAGATGCCGACGCGTTCGGGGACGAGCGTTTCGCCTACCCGGCCGCTCTGATCATCGAATCACTCGGACAGGCCGCAGCGATCCTGTGGCGCACATCGGTACCGGCCGGGGACGGAACCCTCGTCTTCGGTGGTATCCGCAACTGCAGCTTCCACGCCCACGTGTACCCGGGAGATGTTCTGCAGCATCGGGTTCGGATCGATGCCCTCAAGGGCGACTTCGGAATTCTCTCCGGTCACACCGAGGTCGCAGGCCAGGTCGTAGCCGAGGTCGAATCGATGTTGGTCGCCCTGCGACCGCTGGCCGACAGACAGAACCCCTCGGAAGAACCCACCACAACAGCAGTACCCACAACAGGAATGGAGACATCATGA
- a CDS encoding methylaspartate mutase, with amino-acid sequence MDDFGGYVASSDSLVVQPRMGFSDPETMRTGLAATAAAHAATVGTITLDSFTRVGDLDTAARAVRAGSDLNGYPILTHDSSVTERVLADSLAAGFPVQIRHGSALAHSIVERLVQVGLTATEGGPISYCLPYGRTPIAEAVTDWARTCETLAAARTPTRTPHLETFGGCLMGQLCPPSLLIAVSILEGMFFAGHGLTSVSLSYAQQTDERQDREALTVLRRLAARYLPNIRWHVVVYAYMGVYPTTIGGATDLLGAAARLAVDGSAERLIVKTVAESKRIPTIEQNVAALEHASATAAGRLRAADADISQLDSGIEDEALALVEGALDCHRDIDVALVRALNRGIIDVPYCLHPDNSGRARAVIDGGGRLQWSSIGAMPLPVPTGVTAAMSSSALLDNLHHVQMKFDVPHLPVAAKADIPEMEGASR; translated from the coding sequence ATGGACGACTTCGGTGGGTACGTGGCTTCGTCCGATTCCCTTGTGGTGCAGCCGAGGATGGGATTTTCGGATCCGGAGACCATGAGGACCGGGCTGGCGGCGACTGCCGCTGCCCACGCCGCCACGGTGGGGACGATCACTCTCGACAGCTTCACGCGAGTAGGCGATCTCGATACCGCCGCACGGGCGGTACGAGCGGGATCCGACTTGAACGGGTACCCCATTCTGACGCACGATTCGTCGGTGACCGAGCGGGTGCTGGCGGACAGTCTGGCTGCTGGTTTTCCCGTCCAGATTCGGCACGGATCGGCCCTGGCGCACTCGATCGTCGAACGGCTGGTGCAGGTGGGGCTCACTGCGACCGAAGGCGGCCCTATCTCCTACTGCCTGCCGTACGGCCGCACACCCATCGCCGAGGCAGTCACCGATTGGGCGCGAACGTGTGAAACCCTCGCCGCGGCCCGAACGCCCACGCGCACCCCTCATCTGGAGACCTTCGGGGGGTGTCTGATGGGGCAGTTGTGCCCTCCGAGCTTGCTGATCGCGGTGTCGATCCTCGAGGGCATGTTCTTCGCCGGACACGGGCTGACGAGTGTCTCGCTGAGCTACGCCCAGCAGACCGACGAGAGGCAGGATCGCGAGGCACTCACGGTTCTGCGTCGTCTGGCGGCCCGATACTTGCCGAACATCCGATGGCATGTGGTTGTGTACGCCTACATGGGTGTCTATCCCACGACGATCGGGGGAGCCACCGATCTGCTCGGCGCAGCCGCGCGACTCGCAGTGGACGGATCGGCCGAACGGCTGATCGTGAAGACCGTCGCCGAGTCGAAGCGGATCCCCACGATCGAGCAGAATGTCGCTGCGCTCGAGCATGCGAGTGCGACTGCTGCCGGACGGCTTCGAGCTGCCGATGCTGATATCTCGCAACTGGATTCGGGTATCGAGGACGAGGCGCTGGCCCTGGTCGAGGGGGCTCTCGACTGCCACCGCGACATCGACGTGGCCCTGGTTCGTGCATTGAACCGCGGCATCATCGACGTTCCCTACTGCTTGCATCCGGACAACAGCGGACGTGCCCGCGCAGTGATCGACGGCGGAGGACGGCTGCAGTGGTCGTCCATCGGAGCGATGCCACTACCGGTGCCTACCGGAGTCACCGCGGCGATGTCCTCGTCTGCATTGCTCGACAATCTGCACCACGTCCAGATGAAATTCGATGTACCGCACCTACCCGTCGCGGCGAAGGCGGACATACCCGAAATGGAAGGGGCGAGTCGATGA
- a CDS encoding beta-ketoacyl synthase N-terminal-like domain-containing protein has translation MSIDVHSRTPTTATDRIGIYGSGVVSPLGIGIDAFGESLARSMSAEADVSTMFADELPTERGFAIVDFKMKEHVDRKGIRFFDRPTCFGIIASGQALQASAGTEVDRVGLVLGTTTGSEKSTSDYSRDTLTQPKPYLVNPATFPNAVMNCAAGQAAIWHGLTGVNATVAGGQLAGIQALRYARNSITRGYSDVMVAGAVEEFSPQRAWGAFGLDREHPLVAGEGAATFLLAGDDSETAAKSNGPIAELLSAEVGHYGPDARIRSAGLAGVIDRAVERAGIDRSDVWIVATGETGTAAHDEVESDGVDTALPGVERLRIKLLNGETHAATGALALSAILAHHRRDPELHGRAAVLTAVSPDGAVAAAVIRGFHHG, from the coding sequence ATGTCCATCGACGTACACAGTCGAACTCCTACTACCGCCACCGACCGGATCGGCATCTACGGGTCCGGTGTGGTCTCCCCGCTCGGAATCGGCATCGACGCATTCGGAGAGTCACTGGCCCGGTCGATGTCGGCCGAGGCCGACGTATCGACCATGTTCGCAGACGAACTGCCCACCGAGCGTGGGTTCGCCATCGTCGACTTCAAGATGAAGGAACACGTCGACCGCAAGGGCATCCGCTTCTTCGACCGACCGACGTGCTTCGGCATCATCGCGAGCGGGCAGGCACTGCAGGCCTCGGCGGGAACCGAGGTGGACCGTGTAGGGCTGGTGCTCGGCACCACCACCGGGAGCGAGAAGTCCACCAGCGACTATTCCCGGGACACCCTGACCCAACCCAAGCCGTATCTCGTCAACCCGGCAACCTTCCCCAATGCGGTGATGAACTGCGCCGCAGGCCAAGCCGCCATCTGGCACGGGTTGACGGGGGTCAATGCGACCGTCGCCGGCGGTCAGCTGGCCGGCATCCAGGCGCTACGCTACGCAAGGAACTCGATCACTCGCGGATACAGCGACGTGATGGTGGCCGGAGCTGTCGAAGAATTCAGTCCGCAACGTGCTTGGGGCGCATTCGGATTGGATCGCGAGCACCCCTTGGTGGCAGGCGAGGGTGCGGCGACGTTCCTGCTGGCCGGCGACGACAGTGAGACCGCCGCGAAATCGAACGGTCCTATCGCGGAACTGCTTTCCGCCGAGGTGGGCCACTACGGACCCGACGCGCGGATCCGTTCGGCCGGACTCGCCGGCGTCATCGATCGCGCCGTCGAACGCGCGGGAATCGACCGCTCGGACGTGTGGATCGTGGCCACCGGCGAGACCGGAACAGCCGCGCACGATGAGGTCGAGTCCGACGGCGTCGACACAGCCCTGCCTGGAGTCGAGCGTCTGAGGATCAAATTGCTCAATGGCGAAACTCACGCTGCCACCGGCGCTCTCGCGCTGTCCGCAATTCTCGCTCACCACCGTCGTGACCCCGAACTGCACGGCCGGGCCGCCGTTCTGACCGCTGTCTCGCCCGATGGCGCCGTCGCCGCCGCTGTGATCCGAGGTTTCCATCATGGCTGA